From a region of the Corallococcus macrosporus genome:
- the mrdA gene encoding penicillin-binding protein 2, with protein MTPPTIGNTTPGRDLKRRFLWLGLAMSLGMVALAIQLYRLQLIRHEEYAAKSVANFVKEVRLRADRGVIKDARGTILVDSRPSFDAFVTPAFCTDCFEQVIPRLAELLQWDADQRKKIEDLVRASRRNAPFQPVPVRVDLTRDEYDRLNARRDILDGVEVVPVPHRNYRADTVLSHVLGYMNEITQEELERLNGDGAKYALGDYIGRRGLERYFESKLRGQDGVRKEVVNARGQTIEELNDKLGENAVIPPTAGSNVVLSIDMRLQEEAERAFPGVTGAVVAIDVNTGFIKALVSRPGFDPNLLTGRVTPTQMATLARDPLHPMINRVAAEHYSPGSTFKVVTQLAAFKSGVFRPETVVHCSGGYRLGARVWRCHKDSGHGPLDGKGAMKASCDSWFYKVADTIGLDPIAEMGKSLGLGRPTGIGVVAEVPGIMPSSAYHDKASPGGYTKGMALNSAIGQGDDNVTPLQLALVYAAVANGGKLYKPQMVQRLENLDGQVMEEFKPEVVSKVDINPTHLKAIVEGLEAVAQEPGGTAYRAKLKSGLPPDFLVAAKTGTAQVARIGTVRLKTHQMSYFERDHAWFAGFAPADKPELAVVVLNEHGGHGGVDAAPTAMAVMKKYFELKAQDATSPPPRANQPYTPSLPPAPSLDEAALTRAVVPPPKVVSPGEPIQPPSETGDDSATAD; from the coding sequence TTGACGCCTCCGACCATTGGCAACACCACCCCGGGCCGGGACCTGAAGCGCCGCTTCCTGTGGCTGGGCCTGGCCATGTCGCTGGGCATGGTGGCGCTGGCCATCCAGCTGTACCGGCTCCAGCTCATCCGCCATGAGGAGTACGCCGCCAAGAGCGTGGCGAACTTCGTGAAGGAGGTGCGCCTGCGCGCCGACCGCGGCGTCATCAAGGATGCGCGCGGCACCATCCTGGTGGACAGCCGCCCCTCCTTCGACGCCTTCGTCACGCCGGCCTTCTGCACGGACTGTTTCGAGCAGGTGATTCCGCGCCTGGCGGAGCTGCTCCAGTGGGACGCGGATCAGCGCAAGAAGATTGAAGACCTGGTGCGCGCCAGCCGCCGCAACGCGCCCTTCCAGCCGGTGCCGGTGCGCGTGGACCTGACGCGTGACGAGTACGACCGGCTCAACGCCCGGCGCGACATCCTGGACGGCGTGGAGGTGGTGCCCGTGCCGCACCGCAACTACCGCGCGGACACGGTGCTGTCGCACGTGCTGGGCTACATGAACGAAATCACCCAGGAGGAGCTGGAGCGCCTCAACGGGGACGGCGCGAAGTACGCGCTGGGGGACTACATCGGCCGACGCGGCCTGGAGCGCTACTTCGAGTCCAAGCTGCGCGGGCAGGACGGCGTGCGCAAGGAAGTGGTGAACGCGCGCGGCCAGACGATTGAAGAGCTCAACGACAAGCTGGGCGAGAACGCCGTCATCCCGCCCACGGCCGGCAGCAACGTGGTGCTCTCCATCGACATGCGCCTGCAGGAGGAGGCGGAGCGCGCGTTCCCGGGCGTGACGGGCGCGGTGGTGGCCATCGACGTGAACACCGGCTTCATCAAGGCGCTGGTGTCCCGCCCCGGCTTCGACCCCAACCTCCTTACGGGCCGCGTGACGCCCACGCAGATGGCCACGCTGGCGCGCGACCCGCTCCACCCGATGATCAACCGCGTGGCCGCGGAGCACTACAGCCCAGGCTCCACGTTCAAGGTCGTGACGCAGCTGGCGGCCTTCAAGTCCGGCGTGTTCCGCCCGGAGACGGTGGTGCACTGCTCCGGCGGCTACCGGCTGGGCGCGCGCGTGTGGCGCTGCCACAAGGACAGCGGCCACGGGCCCCTGGACGGCAAGGGCGCCATGAAGGCGTCGTGCGACTCGTGGTTCTACAAGGTGGCGGACACCATCGGCCTGGACCCCATCGCGGAGATGGGCAAGTCGCTGGGCCTGGGCCGCCCCACCGGCATCGGCGTGGTGGCGGAGGTGCCGGGCATCATGCCGTCCAGCGCGTACCACGACAAAGCCTCGCCTGGCGGCTACACCAAGGGCATGGCGCTCAACAGCGCCATCGGGCAGGGCGACGACAACGTGACGCCGCTGCAACTGGCCCTGGTCTACGCGGCCGTGGCCAACGGCGGGAAGCTCTACAAGCCGCAGATGGTGCAGCGGCTGGAGAACCTGGACGGGCAGGTGATGGAGGAGTTCAAGCCGGAGGTGGTGTCGAAGGTGGACATCAACCCCACGCACCTGAAGGCCATCGTGGAGGGACTGGAGGCGGTGGCGCAGGAGCCCGGCGGCACCGCGTACCGCGCGAAGCTCAAGTCGGGCCTGCCCCCGGACTTCCTCGTGGCGGCGAAGACGGGCACCGCGCAGGTGGCGCGCATCGGCACGGTGCGTCTGAAGACGCACCAGATGAGCTACTTCGAGCGCGACCACGCGTGGTTCGCCGGCTTCGCGCCCGCGGACAAGCCGGAGCTGGCCGTGGTGGTGCTCAACGAGCACGGCGGCCACGGCGGCGTGGACGCGGCGCCCACGGCCATGGCGGTGATGAAGAAGTACTTCGAATTGAAGGCGCAGGACGCCACGTCCCCGCCGCCCCGCGCCAACCAGCCCTACACGCCGTCGTTGCCGCCGGCGCCCAGTCTGGATGAAGCGGCGCTCACCCGCGCCGTGGTGCCGCCGCCCAAGGTGGTGTCCCCGGGTGAGCCCATCCAGCCGCCCTCGGAAACCGGAGACGACAGTGCAACTGCGGATTGA